A region of Flocculibacter collagenilyticus DNA encodes the following proteins:
- the rpsU gene encoding 30S ribosomal protein S21, whose amino-acid sequence MPVIKVRENEPFDVALRRFKRSCEKAGILSEVRRREFYEKPTAEKKRKKAAAVKRHLKKVSRENARRVKLY is encoded by the coding sequence ATGCCAGTAATTAAAGTAAGAGAAAACGAGCCGTTTGATGTAGCTCTACGTCGTTTCAAGCGTTCTTGTGAAAAAGCAGGTATCCTTTCTGAAGTACGTCGTCGTGAATTCTACGAAAAACCAACTGCAGAAAAGAAACGCAAAAAAGCGGCTGCTGTTAAGCGTCACTTGAAAAAAGTGAGCCGTGAAAACGCTCGTCGCGTAAAACTTTACTAA
- a CDS encoding GatB/YqeY domain-containing protein, producing MALLEQLKDAQKDAMRAKDKNRLGTIRMALAAIKQREIDEKITLDDSEITAVLTKMVKQRRDAAKQYEEAGRPELAATENAEILVLEDFLPRKLTDEEIATLIDQAIESTGAANMQEMGKVMGVLKPQLQGRADMGAVSGLIRSRLS from the coding sequence ATGGCGTTATTAGAACAGCTGAAAGATGCACAGAAAGATGCGATGCGCGCGAAAGACAAAAACCGTCTTGGCACTATTCGTATGGCACTTGCTGCTATTAAACAACGTGAGATTGATGAAAAAATCACGTTAGACGATAGCGAAATTACCGCAGTGCTGACTAAAATGGTTAAGCAACGTCGCGATGCTGCAAAGCAATACGAAGAAGCTGGCCGTCCTGAATTAGCTGCAACAGAAAACGCTGAAATACTTGTTTTAGAAGATTTTCTACCGCGTAAGTTAACTGATGAAGAAATTGCAACGTTAATTGACCAAGCAATTGAATCTACAGGCGCGGCGAATATGCAAGAAATGGGTAAAGTGATGGGCGTATTAAAACCACAACTTCAAGGCCGAGCCGATATGGGCGCGGTAAGTGGACTGATTAGATCTCGCCTATCTTAA